The following are encoded in a window of Nanoarchaeota archaeon genomic DNA:
- a CDS encoding metal-dependent hydrolase, with translation MDTLFHFFFSLMAGMAVFRGERRLKPIILLAFLSVLIDADHFFGMAARGTLHNIFIVVLIPLIAFFTFHKYEGKTSIRLQTYALILLVMLTGHVTADMFYGGEVKLFYPFSSEVVLIPKFELLATNAFYSPLISRDGIALAIYSMIMLSAFFVEDVLYLRNRRRIVKARYTLKKAING, from the coding sequence ATGGACACGCTTTTTCATTTTTTCTTTTCTTTGATGGCTGGAATGGCGGTCTTCCGGGGGGAGCGCAGGCTTAAGCCCATAATATTATTGGCTTTCCTGTCAGTATTGATTGATGCAGATCATTTTTTCGGCATGGCTGCCAGAGGAACGCTCCACAACATATTCATTGTTGTTCTTATTCCATTGATAGCGTTTTTTACATTCCATAAGTATGAAGGAAAGACATCGATACGCCTGCAGACATACGCGCTCATCCTTCTTGTGATGCTTACAGGACATGTTACTGCAGATATGTTTTATGGCGGCGAGGTCAAGCTGTTTTATCCATTTTCTTCAGAAGTGGTTCTTATTCCAAAATTTGAGCTGCTTGCAACAAACGCGTTTTATTCTCCTTTGATATCAAGGGATGGGATAGCATTGGCAATATATTCAATGATAATGCTCTCCGCATTCTTTGTAGAAGACGTTCTTTATCTTAGAAACAGGCGCAGGATTGTCAAGGCGCGCTATACTCTAAAGAAAGCAATTAATGGATGA